One window of Trinickia caryophylli genomic DNA carries:
- a CDS encoding LysR family transcriptional regulator — protein MDLKRLRYFCAVIEQGTIAKAARVLNISQPPLSKRLQELEEEIGAPLFSRGTKKVEPTAAGHHLYRRACEILRGVEDATRETISLARTETRTLRIGLTHLYQNYFQNFMLELNKRNPGIQIGVSISDSSHLERLLQNKLIDIALIQHPEHVDGYSCIDLEPVRLVAVVGRALSGVAPRGAATLAEVGHWPLVLLRRAEGLGTFDRLQHKLREVGIRPNVVHYISQPGVILNLIESGLPAAALLPASEVDPGRWPQCEVIEIEPRVDVFYPSIVKLTAAPHVPEVMDIVDEGYRFSEKEFRC, from the coding sequence ATGGATTTGAAGCGCCTACGTTACTTTTGCGCGGTGATCGAGCAGGGCACCATCGCCAAAGCGGCACGTGTGCTCAACATCTCCCAACCTCCGCTCAGCAAGAGGCTTCAGGAACTGGAAGAAGAGATCGGAGCACCGCTCTTCTCGCGCGGCACCAAGAAGGTCGAACCCACCGCCGCGGGACATCACCTTTATCGGCGTGCCTGCGAGATATTGCGCGGCGTTGAAGACGCAACCAGAGAAACGATCTCCCTGGCAAGAACCGAGACACGAACATTACGCATCGGTTTGACACATCTTTATCAGAATTATTTCCAGAATTTCATGCTTGAGTTAAACAAGAGAAATCCTGGAATTCAGATTGGTGTTTCAATTTCAGACTCGAGTCATCTGGAAAGGCTGTTGCAGAACAAGCTGATCGATATTGCGTTGATTCAACACCCGGAGCACGTGGATGGATACAGCTGCATCGATCTGGAGCCCGTGAGGCTCGTTGCCGTCGTCGGGCGCGCCTTGTCGGGCGTCGCGCCCCGCGGCGCCGCGACGCTCGCGGAAGTCGGCCATTGGCCCCTGGTGCTGCTCAGGCGTGCGGAAGGGCTCGGCACTTTCGATCGCCTGCAACATAAACTACGTGAGGTCGGCATACGGCCCAACGTAGTGCACTACATCTCGCAGCCGGGCGTCATACTCAATCTGATCGAATCGGGTCTGCCGGCAGCGGCGTTGCTGCCGGCGTCCGAAGTCGATCCGGGCCGCTGGCCTCAATGCGAGGTAATCGAAATCGAGCCGCGCGTCGACGTGTTCTACCCATCGATCGTCAAGCTGACCGCTGCACCTCACGTGCCAGAAGTGATGGACATCGTCGACGAGGGATATCGGTTCTCGGAAAAGGAATTCCGCTGCTAG
- a CDS encoding D-glycero-alpha-D-manno-heptose-1,7-bisphosphate 7-phosphatase codes for MFLDRDGVINVDKHYVHRREDFEFVEGIFDLCAHAMTAGMALVVVTNQAGIGRGYYTEREFHDLTEWMRGRFTAHGVTLDAVYFCPFHPEHGLGRYKTESCDRKPNPGMIVRACSDLRLDPARSALVGDKPSDIAAGRAAGVGKTILLNDRGEPCTPEPDLVVRSLAQLDAWLFGGSFASTGT; via the coding sequence TTGTTTCTCGACCGCGATGGCGTGATCAACGTCGACAAGCACTACGTCCATCGGCGAGAGGATTTCGAATTCGTCGAAGGCATCTTCGATCTGTGCGCGCACGCGATGACGGCGGGCATGGCGCTCGTCGTCGTGACGAATCAGGCCGGGATCGGGCGCGGCTATTACACCGAACGGGAATTCCACGATCTGACGGAGTGGATGCGCGGCCGGTTCACCGCGCATGGCGTGACGCTCGATGCTGTCTACTTCTGCCCGTTTCACCCCGAGCACGGGCTCGGTCGCTACAAGACGGAGTCGTGCGATCGCAAGCCGAACCCCGGCATGATCGTGCGCGCGTGCAGCGATCTTCGGCTCGATCCGGCCCGTTCGGCCCTCGTGGGCGACAAGCCCAGCGACATAGCGGCGGGCAGGGCGGCCGGCGTCGGAAAGACGATTTTGCTGAACGACCGGGGCGAGCCGTGTACGCCCGAGCCGGATCTCGTCGTCCGGTCGCTCGCGCAGCTCGATGCGTGGTTGTTTGGAGGAAGCTTCGCCAGTACCGGCACCTAG
- the mtnA gene encoding S-methyl-5-thioribose-1-phosphate isomerase — MQNDEESRGVQTLRWRSGLLEMIDQRVLPARIEYLAYDSAAGVAEGIRTMVVRGAPAIGCAAAYGVALEALRLARAGSDRFARALDEGFDLLAASRPTAVNLFWALERMRSGWARIASQPPAEIAAQLLALAHEIAAEDVRINRAMGAYGADLLPDGSRVLTHCNAGALATAGHGTALGVIRSARDAGKRISVIADETRPFLQGARLTAWEMVQEGIPVTLITDGMAGFMMSRGEVDAVIVGTDRVAGNGDVANKIGTYMVALAAQRHGVPFYVACPLSTIDRTVSDGAAIPIEERAADEVTGYRECRWAAQGVSVRNPAFDVTPAELVTALITEKGVLERPSRERIEALFFRPM, encoded by the coding sequence ATGCAAAACGACGAAGAGTCCCGTGGCGTGCAGACGCTGCGGTGGCGCAGCGGGCTTCTCGAGATGATCGATCAACGCGTGTTGCCGGCGCGCATCGAGTATCTGGCCTACGACAGCGCGGCCGGCGTGGCGGAGGGAATTCGCACGATGGTCGTGCGCGGTGCGCCGGCCATTGGCTGCGCGGCGGCATATGGCGTCGCACTCGAGGCGCTGCGGCTCGCGCGGGCCGGCTCGGACCGGTTCGCACGCGCGCTCGACGAGGGGTTCGATCTGCTCGCGGCCAGCCGGCCGACGGCCGTGAACTTGTTTTGGGCGCTCGAGCGCATGCGGTCGGGGTGGGCCCGCATCGCATCGCAGCCGCCTGCCGAGATCGCGGCGCAATTGCTCGCGCTCGCGCACGAAATCGCCGCTGAGGATGTCCGGATCAACCGCGCGATGGGCGCATATGGCGCCGATCTGCTCCCGGATGGCAGTCGCGTATTGACGCATTGCAACGCCGGCGCGCTCGCCACGGCGGGCCACGGCACGGCGCTCGGCGTGATCCGCTCCGCGCGCGATGCCGGAAAGCGGATCTCGGTGATTGCCGACGAGACGCGCCCGTTCCTGCAAGGCGCACGTCTGACCGCGTGGGAAATGGTTCAGGAGGGCATTCCCGTGACGCTGATCACCGATGGCATGGCCGGGTTCATGATGAGCCGCGGCGAGGTGGATGCCGTGATCGTCGGTACGGACCGCGTGGCCGGCAATGGGGATGTGGCCAACAAGATCGGCACTTACATGGTCGCGCTCGCGGCGCAACGCCATGGTGTTCCGTTTTACGTGGCCTGCCCGTTGTCGACGATCGACCGCACCGTATCCGATGGCGCGGCCATTCCGATCGAGGAGCGCGCGGCGGACGAAGTGACCGGATACCGCGAATGCCGATGGGCGGCGCAGGGGGTATCGGTGCGCAACCCGGCGTTCGACGTGACGCCGGCGGAACTCGTGACGGCATTGATCACGGAGAAGGGGGTGCTCGAGCGGCCGTCGCGCGAGCGCATCGAGGCGCTTTTTTTTCGGCCGATGTGA
- a CDS encoding class II aldolase/adducin family protein: MKPITDMTPQPPVVPVGPDACANDALRREVVDVSRRLVALGLNRGTSGNVGVRTQEGLLITPSGVPAELLAPQALVTMDRAGAVTSAGRPSSEWRFHLDILNARAEAGAVIHVHSPFATTLACLGIEVPPFHYMIAVAGGSTIRCAPYALFGSQQLSDHALAALEGRKACLLGNHGMIALGDDLGDALAVAVEVEALCEQYWRALQIGTPRCLSDDEMREVVEKFRHYGRRAARD; encoded by the coding sequence ATGAAGCCGATCACCGATATGACGCCCCAGCCCCCAGTTGTCCCAGTCGGCCCCGACGCGTGCGCGAACGATGCCTTGCGGCGCGAAGTGGTGGACGTTTCGCGTCGGCTGGTCGCCCTGGGGCTCAACCGCGGTACCTCCGGCAACGTTGGCGTGCGTACGCAAGAAGGGTTGCTGATCACGCCCTCCGGTGTGCCGGCCGAGCTGCTTGCGCCGCAGGCTCTCGTGACGATGGATCGCGCGGGCGCCGTGACGAGTGCCGGCCGGCCCTCGAGCGAATGGCGCTTTCATCTGGATATCCTCAACGCGCGTGCCGAAGCCGGCGCCGTGATCCACGTGCATTCGCCGTTCGCCACGACGCTCGCGTGCCTTGGCATCGAAGTGCCGCCGTTTCACTACATGATCGCCGTGGCGGGCGGCTCGACGATCCGTTGCGCGCCGTACGCGCTCTTTGGCTCGCAGCAGTTGTCGGACCATGCGCTCGCCGCGCTCGAGGGGCGCAAGGCTTGTCTGCTCGGCAACCACGGCATGATCGCGCTCGGCGACGATCTCGGCGACGCGCTGGCTGTCGCCGTCGAAGTGGAGGCGCTATGCGAGCAGTACTGGCGCGCATTGCAGATCGGCACGCCGCGGTGCCTGAGCGATGACGAAATGCGCGAGGTCGTCGAAAAATTCCGGCATTACGGCCGGCGGGCGGCGCGCGATTGA
- a CDS encoding S-methyl-5'-thioadenosine phosphorylase yields the protein MDQVGQVPVIGVIGGSGVYDIDGLRDRRWVKVDSPFGEPSDELMMGELDGRRMVFLPRHGRGHRIAPSQINFRANIDALKRAGVTDVISVSAVGSLREHLRPGMFVIVDQFVDRTFARAKSFFDTGLVAHVSMAHPVCERLGNHIEAAAVDLGIEAVRGGTYLVMEGPQFSTLAESELYRTWNCDVIGMTNMPEAKLAREAEMCYATVAMVTDYDCWHPGHDDVTVAQIVSVLTGNADKARSLVRSAAPRAGADGHAAACACRSALEHAIITSPQARDPRMLERLSAVAGRVLAR from the coding sequence ATGGACCAAGTGGGGCAGGTGCCTGTGATCGGCGTTATCGGCGGCAGCGGCGTATACGACATCGATGGGTTGCGCGATCGGCGCTGGGTGAAGGTCGATTCGCCCTTCGGCGAGCCGTCCGACGAACTGATGATGGGCGAACTCGACGGACGGCGAATGGTGTTCCTGCCAAGGCACGGACGCGGGCATCGCATCGCGCCGAGTCAGATCAACTTTCGCGCGAACATCGACGCCCTCAAGCGGGCCGGCGTCACCGACGTGATTTCCGTGTCCGCCGTCGGTTCGCTGCGCGAACATCTGCGCCCCGGCATGTTCGTGATCGTGGATCAGTTCGTGGACAGGACGTTCGCGCGCGCCAAGAGCTTCTTCGACACCGGGCTCGTGGCCCACGTTTCGATGGCTCACCCGGTATGCGAGCGCCTTGGCAACCATATCGAGGCGGCCGCGGTCGATCTCGGCATCGAGGCGGTACGGGGGGGCACGTATCTGGTCATGGAAGGACCGCAATTTTCCACGTTGGCCGAGTCGGAGCTTTATCGCACATGGAACTGCGACGTGATAGGGATGACCAATATGCCGGAGGCCAAGCTCGCCCGCGAAGCGGAGATGTGCTATGCGACGGTGGCGATGGTGACCGATTACGACTGCTGGCATCCCGGGCACGATGACGTTACGGTCGCGCAGATCGTCAGTGTGCTTACGGGCAACGCGGACAAGGCGCGTAGCCTCGTGAGGAGCGCCGCGCCGCGCGCGGGGGCGGATGGGCATGCCGCTGCGTGCGCGTGCCGCAGCGCACTCGAGCATGCGATTATCACCTCACCGCAGGCTCGCGATCCGCGCATGCTGGAACGGCTGAGCGCGGTAGCGGGACGGGTGCTCGCGCGCTGA
- a CDS encoding glycosyltransferase family A protein, with the protein MSAPSISLLLPTRGRPALARRLFRSIAETVSRPDRVEVIVYVDDDDIESHDLDSDDIAVHRIIGPARSMGSYNSACLDRASGGIVVLANDDMIVRTPRWDERLLTVNDEFPDGIYLAYGNDLNKKRGLSTFPVLSRRTCELLVDPYPAQYRGAFIDVHIFDIFQRLSHAGFDRTRYLEDVVFEHMHFRVGKSAPDATYLKRGRFDDDPTFIALAPGRREAARRLIDALQGRRPDQFQRRQYREVVPTNSLLASAYFARQFLFDNELPLRRRLYLWYWFLGRYAAAHGALRHFIRQP; encoded by the coding sequence GTGAGCGCGCCCTCGATCTCCCTTCTGCTGCCCACGCGCGGCCGTCCCGCACTGGCGAGACGCCTCTTTCGCAGCATTGCCGAGACGGTGTCCCGGCCGGACCGCGTAGAGGTGATCGTCTATGTCGACGACGACGACATCGAAAGCCACGATCTCGACAGCGACGATATTGCGGTACACCGGATCATCGGGCCGGCGCGATCGATGGGCAGCTACAACAGCGCATGCCTCGACCGGGCCAGCGGCGGCATCGTCGTCCTCGCCAACGACGACATGATCGTGCGCACACCGCGCTGGGACGAACGGCTGCTGACCGTGAACGACGAATTTCCCGACGGCATCTATCTTGCCTACGGCAACGACTTGAACAAGAAGCGCGGGCTCAGCACGTTTCCCGTGCTCTCGCGCCGCACCTGCGAGCTGCTCGTCGATCCTTATCCGGCGCAATACCGTGGTGCGTTCATCGACGTTCATATCTTCGACATCTTTCAGCGGCTGAGCCATGCCGGTTTCGATCGAACCCGGTACCTCGAGGACGTCGTTTTCGAGCATATGCATTTCCGGGTGGGCAAGTCCGCGCCCGACGCGACCTATCTGAAGCGCGGCCGCTTCGATGACGACCCGACGTTCATCGCGCTCGCGCCGGGACGCCGCGAGGCGGCGAGACGGCTCATCGACGCTCTGCAGGGGCGACGGCCGGATCAGTTTCAGCGGCGGCAATACCGCGAAGTCGTGCCGACCAACAGCCTGTTGGCAAGCGCGTACTTCGCGCGGCAGTTCCTGTTCGACAACGAACTCCCGTTACGCCGGCGTCTGTATCTCTGGTACTGGTTTTTGGGCAGATATGCCGCGGCGCACGGCGCGTTGCGACACTTCATCCGGCAGCCGTAG
- a CDS encoding glycosyltransferase family protein yields the protein MSVAVPWSLSHYIPLNGFHPLYRALVDHAPRDVALNAWDNVKLHDRLAADDAVRDRLLKAASLQHERDCALGSETLARAYRDHFWPPNQVLTEALGGDIEFHHTAPFPSLSRPFVFHCESFAPVFLPFAGQGSGAFARPDELREHYRRILAHPLCLGIFSHIPETLNNLSRFFADAGIDRRLHSSRIGISGKMAVHADEPDAAALERPRFLFINSAHQDGRNFFLRGGHLVLRFWHAFKQSGRDGTLLLRCAKPDDAALKEHGVDLAFLSAETGRSVFWAQDYLAGHELNALLASAHFFLLPGLSLHSVSIMQAMAAGAVPIVTDTVGTSVYVTDDETGIVLRGVRDALVQPDPNTGALVDSYGDTRQLEPPLVEQLMRRIVALLDAPQAYLHLRARCCAHARRQFSGEAFSDQFWGALNDLYGQYRMSAAKGESEPQAPSPISEALSECTLQGDRWAAVFESVTRPMRRIYTGHSSVFEYGGAFVHTYGRPRMAKNDWSPVAQYYSADAQPTTFAETLPELRGKYLAQGELAQEGVGRHWLVDAVSRALMPLPGLHSFAARVLGFVRRHRRPAPATGIVPDGGQDIELMRQGVHGFNVIRYARGYYAIPQGEGAFEPEKVKAGAYSSCLSGSSVEDVLQQLAVAVARRRQPAPVKREAHVELVVEGLHGFNIVRVDATFYAILQRDGAFRLDKAMSNGYRCLFSGRSAEEVKEIVLSFIASNPPKRRGWRRKYVEQTFNPSVDI from the coding sequence ATGAGCGTGGCCGTCCCCTGGAGTCTGAGCCATTACATCCCGCTGAACGGTTTTCACCCGCTATATCGGGCGTTGGTCGACCACGCGCCGCGCGATGTGGCGCTGAACGCATGGGACAACGTCAAGCTGCACGACCGGCTGGCTGCCGACGATGCGGTTCGCGATCGCTTGCTGAAGGCCGCGAGCCTGCAGCACGAGAGGGATTGCGCGCTCGGAAGCGAAACGCTCGCGCGCGCCTATCGGGACCACTTCTGGCCGCCGAATCAGGTGCTGACGGAGGCATTGGGCGGGGACATCGAGTTCCACCACACCGCGCCATTTCCGTCGCTGAGCCGGCCGTTCGTGTTTCATTGCGAATCGTTCGCGCCGGTCTTCCTGCCGTTTGCCGGGCAGGGCAGCGGCGCGTTCGCGCGGCCCGACGAGTTGCGCGAACACTATCGGCGCATTCTGGCTCACCCGTTGTGCCTCGGCATTTTTTCGCACATTCCCGAGACGCTGAACAATCTCAGCCGCTTTTTTGCGGACGCCGGAATCGATCGGCGCCTGCATAGCTCGCGTATCGGGATCAGCGGGAAAATGGCCGTTCATGCCGATGAACCCGACGCGGCGGCGCTCGAGCGGCCGCGATTCCTGTTCATCAATTCGGCTCACCAGGACGGGCGCAACTTTTTCCTGCGCGGCGGGCATCTGGTGCTTCGTTTCTGGCACGCGTTCAAGCAAAGCGGGCGGGACGGCACGTTGCTGCTGCGTTGCGCGAAGCCCGACGATGCGGCCTTGAAGGAGCACGGCGTCGATCTTGCGTTCCTGTCCGCCGAGACGGGGCGCAGTGTGTTTTGGGCGCAGGATTATCTCGCGGGTCACGAACTCAATGCACTGCTGGCCAGCGCGCATTTTTTTCTGCTGCCGGGGCTGTCTTTGCATTCGGTGTCGATCATGCAGGCGATGGCGGCGGGCGCCGTGCCGATCGTGACCGACACGGTCGGCACGTCCGTCTATGTGACGGACGACGAAACGGGCATCGTCCTGCGCGGGGTGCGGGACGCGCTCGTTCAGCCGGATCCGAATACCGGCGCACTCGTCGATTCATACGGCGATACCCGCCAGCTCGAGCCGCCGCTGGTCGAGCAGCTCATGCGCCGCATCGTCGCTCTGCTCGACGCACCGCAGGCCTACCTGCACCTGCGCGCCCGGTGCTGTGCGCACGCGAGGCGGCAGTTTTCCGGCGAAGCGTTCAGCGATCAATTCTGGGGCGCGCTGAACGATTTGTACGGACAGTACCGCATGAGTGCGGCAAAAGGGGAGAGTGAGCCACAGGCGCCCAGTCCCATCAGCGAGGCGCTCTCCGAGTGCACGCTGCAAGGCGACCGCTGGGCGGCCGTGTTCGAAAGCGTGACCCGCCCGATGCGCCGGATCTATACCGGGCACAGTTCCGTGTTCGAATATGGAGGCGCATTCGTGCACACGTATGGCCGCCCCCGCATGGCGAAGAACGACTGGTCGCCCGTGGCGCAGTATTACAGCGCCGATGCACAGCCCACCACCTTCGCCGAAACGCTGCCTGAATTGCGCGGCAAATACCTGGCGCAAGGCGAACTCGCGCAAGAGGGAGTCGGCCGCCATTGGCTCGTCGATGCGGTCTCGCGCGCGCTGATGCCGCTGCCCGGGCTGCATAGTTTCGCCGCGCGTGTGCTCGGATTCGTGCGCCGGCATCGTCGTCCCGCGCCGGCGACCGGCATCGTGCCGGACGGCGGCCAGGACATCGAACTGATGCGGCAGGGCGTGCACGGATTCAACGTGATCCGGTACGCCCGCGGGTACTACGCCATTCCTCAGGGAGAGGGCGCATTCGAGCCGGAAAAGGTCAAGGCGGGGGCGTATTCATCGTGCTTGAGCGGCAGCTCGGTCGAGGACGTCTTGCAGCAACTGGCCGTTGCCGTCGCCAGGCGGCGGCAGCCCGCTCCCGTCAAACGCGAGGCTCACGTGGAGTTGGTGGTCGAGGGGTTGCATGGCTTCAACATCGTGCGGGTCGATGCCACGTTTTACGCCATCTTGCAGCGCGATGGCGCTTTTCGGCTGGATAAGGCGATGTCCAACGGATACCGATGCCTGTTTTCGGGCCGATCCGCCGAGGAGGTGAAGGAGATCGTTCTTTCGTTCATTGCTTCGAATCCGCCCAAGCGGAGGGGATGGCGCCGGAAATATGTCGAACAAACCTTCAATCCATCTGTGGATATATAA
- a CDS encoding sulfotransferase family protein: MKVSPPLVVGYPRTGFTLLISVIAEIGKYGPPVGPRREVLRTFCETAGMRISARIEDVFRSRSLTADLLYNGNFREMAGGPKWLKEEEDGIACFRKYIGVRGKGDFTLITSHPRETLDYYDIVHSHVGPQHWSMHPAYADHRRFASIRNPAGALASACFSINALASEYIQRFVPAEADDDRLRQQLALYKLSDLNFFEALLGPFKAYLEAFSACAERYHVMRWEDLIEQPGATIRDIASAMGVTLQDAEVADIWRRLDHVNLTGAHRHNYRSGHGVVGGWRRWLTNTHLDMIRDYGLDGLARRYGYGPVERFDEAAYTPFQRKLADAIACGEVLREYEDDDLFGYAFNKSNLDWARFGFKHYDWRRHTRIERSSCTDDSLVMAVWDAAEQACATVNEALACWLAVCREGTRADRWAAVETMAAIVAPLFDGGEALDEWRRAMSAALEQEGTRDSPMQRPPCAPARVRPSEPVLLQSVGSTNIVEFDSRYYALPQSLGPVDFHVQDATALPGVLVASSLSDVLTKLAAG, translated from the coding sequence ATGAAGGTGTCGCCTCCGTTGGTGGTGGGCTATCCCCGTACAGGGTTCACGCTGTTGATCAGCGTGATTGCTGAAATCGGGAAATACGGGCCGCCCGTCGGGCCGCGCCGCGAGGTTCTCAGGACATTCTGCGAAACTGCCGGTATGCGGATATCCGCGCGGATAGAGGATGTTTTCCGATCCCGGTCACTGACGGCCGATCTGCTCTACAACGGCAACTTTCGCGAGATGGCGGGCGGACCGAAGTGGTTGAAAGAGGAGGAAGACGGGATCGCGTGCTTCAGAAAGTACATCGGGGTCCGCGGCAAGGGCGACTTTACGCTGATTACGTCGCACCCGCGCGAGACGCTCGATTACTACGATATCGTGCATTCGCATGTCGGGCCGCAGCACTGGAGCATGCATCCGGCCTATGCGGATCATCGCCGCTTCGCATCCATCAGAAATCCGGCGGGCGCGCTCGCTTCGGCGTGTTTTTCGATCAACGCGCTGGCAAGCGAATATATCCAGCGCTTCGTGCCGGCCGAGGCCGACGACGATCGGTTGCGCCAGCAACTTGCGCTGTACAAGCTATCGGATCTTAACTTTTTCGAGGCGTTGCTGGGGCCGTTCAAAGCCTACCTCGAAGCGTTTTCCGCTTGCGCCGAGCGCTACCACGTGATGCGGTGGGAGGATTTGATCGAGCAGCCCGGCGCGACCATTCGCGACATCGCAAGCGCGATGGGCGTGACGTTGCAGGACGCGGAGGTGGCGGACATATGGCGCCGGCTCGACCATGTGAACCTGACTGGGGCTCACCGGCACAACTACCGTTCCGGTCACGGTGTCGTGGGCGGCTGGCGGCGCTGGCTGACCAATACGCACCTGGACATGATCCGCGACTATGGCCTCGACGGCTTGGCGCGGCGGTACGGATACGGTCCCGTCGAGCGCTTCGACGAAGCGGCATACACGCCGTTTCAACGAAAACTGGCCGACGCGATCGCGTGCGGCGAGGTGCTGCGCGAATATGAGGACGATGACCTGTTCGGTTACGCCTTCAACAAGTCGAACCTCGATTGGGCCCGCTTCGGCTTCAAGCACTACGACTGGAGACGGCACACGCGGATCGAGCGTTCCTCGTGCACCGACGACAGTCTGGTCATGGCTGTCTGGGACGCTGCGGAGCAGGCCTGCGCGACGGTGAACGAAGCGTTGGCCTGTTGGCTCGCGGTGTGCCGGGAGGGAACGCGGGCCGACCGATGGGCGGCGGTGGAAACGATGGCGGCTATCGTCGCGCCGCTGTTTGACGGCGGCGAGGCGCTCGACGAGTGGCGGCGCGCGATGTCGGCAGCGCTCGAGCAGGAAGGCACGCGCGACTCCCCGATGCAGCGCCCGCCTTGCGCGCCGGCTCGAGTGCGGCCGAGCGAGCCCGTTCTGTTGCAAAGCGTCGGCAGCACGAATATCGTCGAGTTTGACTCACGCTACTACGCCTTGCCGCAATCGTTGGGGCCGGTCGATTTCCACGTTCAGGACGCGACGGCATTGCCCGGTGTGCTGGTGGCTTCGAGCCTGTCCGATGTCTTGACGAAACTGGCTGCGGGATGA
- a CDS encoding ABC transporter ATP-binding protein, which translates to MSCDLATASDVAISVRGVSKKFRLFDSPKERLAEALHPLRKRYHREFWSLSDVSFDVYRGEIVGILGRNGSGKSTLLQIICSVMRQTQGTVAVNGRISALLELGAGFNPEFTGRDNVLLNSSIMGLGRQEMLRRMPDIEAFADIGAFFDQPVKTYSSGMFVRVAFAAAIHVDPDILVVDEALSVGDSKFQHRCFQRIREFMDHGKTILVVSHNADTLLRICHRGIVLDQGTLRHIGPIASAVSFYQNLLFGTSVTGERPRPGAGAPPSARPTRHDAWVDALSGDMRDKVFEHPYYNKHETRLGNGMAKIVDFDWVVDGEPNPPEMPARAAVDLVVRLSFGTALDNVSVGFALVTVDGTYVFGTNLAMMNAPLLNVEAGQGVAVRFRFTSHLAGGEYFLNIGCNRLADGQDAFVDVRRSVARITAAQTPGVVGFVDLGVSHEVIEARTSFAGAA; encoded by the coding sequence AAAAATTTCGTCTTTTCGACTCGCCGAAAGAACGGTTGGCGGAGGCGTTGCATCCGCTTCGCAAGCGCTACCATCGCGAGTTCTGGTCGCTGAGCGACGTTTCGTTCGACGTCTATCGCGGAGAAATCGTCGGTATTCTCGGGCGCAACGGCTCGGGAAAATCGACCCTGCTCCAGATTATCTGCTCGGTCATGCGGCAAACGCAGGGAACAGTGGCGGTCAACGGGCGGATCTCGGCCCTGTTGGAACTGGGGGCAGGCTTCAATCCCGAGTTCACCGGGCGTGACAACGTCCTGCTCAACAGCTCGATCATGGGCCTCGGCCGGCAGGAAATGCTGCGCCGGATGCCCGACATCGAGGCGTTTGCCGACATTGGCGCTTTCTTCGATCAACCGGTGAAGACCTATTCGTCGGGCATGTTCGTGCGTGTGGCTTTCGCGGCTGCGATCCACGTCGACCCGGACATACTGGTGGTGGACGAAGCGCTCAGTGTCGGCGATTCCAAGTTTCAGCACCGCTGCTTCCAGCGTATCCGCGAGTTCATGGATCACGGCAAGACGATCCTGGTGGTCTCGCACAACGCGGATACGCTGTTGCGCATCTGCCACCGTGGGATCGTGCTCGACCAGGGAACGCTGCGGCACATCGGTCCTATTGCAAGCGCGGTGAGCTTTTATCAGAACCTTCTCTTCGGGACGTCGGTGACCGGAGAGCGGCCGCGCCCCGGTGCGGGCGCGCCGCCATCGGCCCGGCCGACCCGCCACGACGCGTGGGTCGACGCACTGTCGGGGGACATGCGCGACAAGGTGTTCGAGCATCCCTACTACAACAAGCACGAAACGCGGCTCGGCAACGGCATGGCGAAAATCGTCGACTTCGACTGGGTGGTCGACGGCGAGCCGAATCCGCCGGAAATGCCGGCGCGCGCGGCCGTGGACCTTGTCGTCAGGCTGTCGTTCGGCACGGCGCTTGACAACGTGTCGGTGGGTTTCGCTTTGGTGACGGTGGACGGAACGTATGTTTTCGGCACGAACCTGGCCATGATGAACGCGCCGTTGCTTAACGTGGAGGCAGGCCAGGGCGTAGCCGTCAGATTTCGGTTTACGTCGCATCTGGCAGGCGGCGAATATTTCCTGAACATTGGCTGCAACCGGCTCGCAGATGGGCAAGACGCGTTCGTCGACGTGCGGCGTTCGGTGGCCCGGATCACGGCCGCGCAGACCCCGGGAGTGGTCGGCTTCGTGGATCTCGGCGTGAGCCACGAAGTGATCGAAGCCCGTACTTCTTTCGCAGGTGCCGCATGA